In Mycolicibacterium phocaicum, one DNA window encodes the following:
- a CDS encoding oxidoreductase, with amino-acid sequence MTTHALGQYQVHRIGFGAMQLPGPGVFGPPRDRDQALAVLRRAVELGVNHIDTAQFYGPDVANQLIREALHPYPQGLALVSKVGARRDQTGAWLPAQQPAELRAAIEQNLETLGTDRLAAVNLRVMGPDGDASAPGEVDRELFDRQLTTMIEARDEGLIGGIGLSSISLEHLEIALQRTDIACVQNAYNLLDRSSQPVLDACTARGIAFVPFFPLGSAFNPENPVLGHPEIRKAAGELGRTSAQVALAWTLAAAPNMLLIPGTSSVAHLEENLAVADIEVPAALTEALG; translated from the coding sequence ATGACGACGCACGCGCTCGGCCAGTACCAGGTCCACCGGATCGGATTCGGCGCCATGCAGCTGCCCGGGCCCGGCGTTTTCGGCCCGCCCCGCGACCGCGACCAGGCGCTCGCCGTGTTGCGACGCGCGGTGGAGCTCGGCGTCAACCACATCGACACCGCGCAGTTCTATGGCCCCGACGTGGCCAACCAGCTGATCCGCGAGGCCCTGCATCCTTATCCGCAGGGCCTCGCGCTCGTCAGCAAGGTCGGTGCCCGCCGGGACCAGACCGGCGCCTGGCTGCCGGCACAGCAGCCCGCCGAACTGCGGGCCGCCATCGAGCAGAACCTGGAAACCCTCGGCACCGACCGGCTCGCGGCGGTGAACCTGCGCGTGATGGGCCCCGACGGCGATGCCAGCGCCCCGGGCGAGGTCGACCGCGAACTGTTCGACCGCCAGCTCACCACGATGATCGAGGCCCGCGACGAGGGGCTGATCGGCGGCATCGGCCTGAGCAGCATCTCCCTCGAGCATCTCGAGATCGCGCTGCAGCGCACCGACATCGCGTGCGTCCAGAACGCCTACAACCTCCTCGACCGGTCCTCGCAGCCCGTGCTGGACGCGTGCACCGCACGCGGCATCGCGTTCGTCCCGTTCTTCCCGCTGGGGTCGGCGTTCAATCCGGAGAACCCGGTGCTCGGCCACCCTGAAATCCGCAAGGCGGCAGGCGAACTCGGCCGGACATCGGCACAGGTCGCGCTGGCCTGGACCCTGGCCGCGGCACCCAATATGCTGCTGATCCCCGGTACGTCGTCCGTCGCGCATCTCGAGGAGAACCTCGCGGTGGCCGACATCGAGGTGCCCGCCGCTCTGACCGAGGCACTCGGTTGA
- a CDS encoding PadR family transcriptional regulator, which translates to METPFTPPGHPFDGGPFNRPSHGGGFGFTPGDRSPFVGPADRRARHDERRAARREMREQFRDHVRDHRGEGGLGFGPGFGFGPGFGPGFGAGPFGPGGPRGRRHGGRGRGSGRSRRGDVRAAILKLLTERPMHGYEMTQEIAARSDGLWKPSPGSIYPTLQLLEDEGLITPAESQGSKKTFELTEDGRTAADAIETAPWDEIAEGADPAALNLRNALGQLFGAVAQSVHSANAEQQQRILDIVNNARREIYQILGESD; encoded by the coding sequence ATGGAAACCCCATTCACCCCACCCGGCCACCCGTTCGACGGTGGCCCCTTCAACCGCCCCTCCCACGGAGGCGGCTTCGGTTTCACACCCGGCGACCGGTCACCGTTCGTCGGCCCCGCCGACCGGCGCGCTCGACATGACGAACGCCGTGCAGCCCGTCGGGAGATGCGCGAACAGTTCCGCGATCATGTGCGGGATCACCGCGGCGAGGGCGGTCTCGGATTCGGACCGGGATTCGGCTTCGGCCCCGGCTTCGGTCCGGGCTTCGGCGCCGGCCCCTTCGGACCGGGCGGTCCCCGCGGGCGGCGTCATGGCGGCCGCGGCCGCGGCAGTGGTCGCAGCCGGCGCGGCGATGTCCGTGCCGCCATCCTCAAGCTGCTCACCGAACGGCCCATGCACGGCTACGAGATGACGCAGGAGATCGCCGCGCGCAGCGACGGCCTGTGGAAGCCCAGCCCAGGTTCGATCTACCCCACCCTGCAGCTGCTGGAGGACGAGGGTCTCATCACGCCAGCCGAGAGTCAGGGCAGCAAGAAGACTTTCGAGCTGACCGAGGACGGCCGCACTGCCGCCGACGCGATCGAGACCGCGCCCTGGGACGAGATCGCCGAAGGCGCCGATCCTGCCGCCTTGAACCTGCGCAACGCGCTCGGTCAATTGTTCGGCGCCGTCGCGCAGTCGGTGCACTCCGCGAATGCCGAACAGCAGCAACGCATCCTGGACATCGTGAACAACGCCCGCCGCGAGATCTACCAGATTCTCGGCGAGTCCGACTAG
- a CDS encoding cation:proton antiporter, with the protein MRDFGFHALALVAVIGLVGPLLAAVPKLRVPLIVGELAAGIVVGRTGFGIVDADNPTFVLLADIGFALVMFIVGTHVPVRDRSLRGELPRSLLRAVVVGAFAAVLGAVIAQLFGTGHAPLYAVLMASSSAALALPVIQSLGLTGPPVLSVTAQIAIADAASIVLLPLVINPAGAPRAAVGVLAIAACAVLLYFLLRYEAERGWLKRMHKYSHRRHLALELRISLIVLFGLAALAKSTHVSIMLAGFALGLCLSAIGEPRRLARQLFGITEGFFAPLFFVWLGASLQVRELGEHPGLIGLGAALGVGAVLAHLSGRLFGQPLSLGVLAAAQLGVPVAAATLGTQQQLLSPGEPSALILGALLTVVATSVAGGIARRRQTSVA; encoded by the coding sequence GTGCGCGACTTCGGATTTCACGCCCTGGCGCTGGTGGCAGTCATCGGCCTGGTGGGGCCGCTGCTGGCGGCGGTACCCAAACTGCGCGTGCCTTTGATCGTCGGCGAACTCGCTGCCGGGATCGTCGTGGGGCGCACCGGGTTCGGCATCGTCGACGCGGATAACCCCACGTTCGTGCTGCTGGCGGACATCGGCTTTGCGCTGGTGATGTTCATCGTCGGGACCCATGTGCCGGTGCGCGACAGGTCATTACGCGGTGAGCTGCCCAGATCGCTGCTGCGGGCGGTCGTGGTGGGCGCCTTCGCCGCAGTGCTGGGGGCGGTCATCGCCCAGCTGTTCGGCACCGGCCACGCCCCGTTGTATGCGGTCCTCATGGCTTCCTCCTCGGCGGCGCTGGCGCTGCCGGTAATCCAGTCGCTGGGGCTGACGGGACCGCCGGTGCTGTCGGTCACCGCTCAGATCGCGATAGCCGACGCCGCGTCGATTGTGTTGTTGCCGTTGGTCATCAATCCGGCAGGTGCCCCGCGCGCGGCGGTGGGCGTCCTGGCGATCGCCGCCTGCGCGGTCCTGCTGTACTTCCTGCTGCGGTACGAAGCCGAGCGCGGGTGGCTCAAGCGGATGCACAAGTACTCACACCGTCGGCACCTGGCGCTCGAACTGAGGATCAGCCTGATCGTGCTGTTCGGCCTGGCGGCGCTGGCGAAATCGACGCACGTGTCGATCATGCTGGCGGGTTTCGCCCTCGGCCTGTGCCTGTCGGCGATCGGCGAGCCGCGTCGGCTGGCGCGCCAGTTGTTCGGCATCACCGAGGGATTCTTCGCGCCATTGTTCTTCGTCTGGCTCGGCGCGTCATTGCAGGTGCGGGAACTCGGCGAGCACCCGGGCCTGATCGGGTTGGGTGCGGCGCTGGGCGTGGGAGCGGTACTCGCGCATCTCAGTGGCCGGCTGTTCGGGCAGCCGCTTTCCCTCGGGGTGCTGGCGGCCGCGCAATTGGGCGTTCCGGTGGCCGCTGCGACGTTGGGGACCCAGCAGCAGCTGCTGAGTCCGGGCGAGCCGTCGGCGCTGATTCTCGGCGCTCTGCTGACCGTCGTGGCGACGTCTGTGGCCGGCGGGATTGCCCGGCGCCGGCAAACTTCGGTGGCTTGA
- the lfrA gene encoding efflux MFS transporter LfrA has protein sequence MSTSLVTNEVTNRTPQRHWWALAVLMLPVLLVSIDNTVLAFALPRIAEDFRPSAATQLWLIDIYSLVLATLLVTMGSLGDRLGRRRLLLIGAVGFATISAAAAFAPSAGYLVAARAALAVFGAMLMPSTLSLIRNIFTEATSRRLAIAIWASCFAAGSALGPIVGGLLLQHFHWGAVFMIAVPILLPLLVLAPKLVPESRDPNPGPVDALSVLLSLVAMLPVVWAIKTAAHDGISTLTLAAVALGIAAGVWFVRRQNRSATPILDMRLFGHGPFTASILANFLSMVGLIGFLFFVSQHLQLVLGLDPLTAALVMLPGAAASTIAGIAVVRLTKRFAPQTLIVTGLLLVAAGFLLILLFRHDLTMVGVIVSFTVLELGVGVSQTISNDTIVASVPPEKAGAASAVSETAYELGAVIGTAGLGTMFTAFYRANVELPGALSPAQSADAGESIGGAISVARTLPAELGNHLVESARLAFDSGIGATAATAAGLALVATAIVAAAFRSRR, from the coding sequence ATGTCCACCAGTCTCGTCACCAACGAGGTGACGAACCGGACCCCGCAACGCCATTGGTGGGCGCTGGCAGTGCTGATGCTGCCGGTGCTGCTCGTCTCCATCGACAACACGGTGCTGGCCTTCGCGCTGCCCCGCATCGCCGAAGACTTCCGCCCGTCGGCCGCCACCCAGTTGTGGCTCATCGACATCTATTCACTCGTGCTGGCAACGCTTTTGGTGACGATGGGCAGCCTCGGCGACCGGCTCGGCCGGCGCCGCCTGCTGCTCATCGGCGCCGTCGGCTTCGCCACCATCTCGGCCGCCGCGGCGTTCGCGCCCAGCGCCGGGTATCTGGTCGCGGCACGCGCCGCGCTCGCCGTGTTCGGCGCCATGCTGATGCCCTCGACGTTGTCGCTGATCCGCAACATCTTCACCGAGGCCACCTCCCGCCGGCTCGCCATCGCCATCTGGGCGTCGTGCTTCGCGGCCGGTTCGGCGTTGGGCCCCATCGTCGGTGGCCTGCTGCTCCAGCACTTCCACTGGGGTGCGGTCTTCATGATCGCCGTGCCGATCCTGCTGCCGTTGCTGGTGCTGGCGCCCAAGCTGGTGCCCGAATCGCGGGACCCGAACCCGGGCCCGGTCGACGCGCTGAGCGTACTGCTGTCGCTGGTGGCCATGCTGCCGGTGGTGTGGGCGATCAAGACCGCCGCGCATGACGGCATCTCGACACTGACGCTGGCGGCCGTCGCCCTGGGTATCGCCGCGGGCGTCTGGTTCGTGCGCCGGCAGAACCGCAGCGCCACACCGATTCTCGATATGCGGTTGTTCGGCCACGGCCCCTTCACGGCGTCGATCCTGGCCAACTTCCTGTCGATGGTGGGCCTCATCGGGTTCCTGTTCTTCGTCTCACAGCACCTGCAGCTGGTCCTGGGACTGGACCCGCTGACCGCCGCGCTGGTCATGCTGCCGGGTGCGGCGGCGTCGACGATCGCGGGCATCGCCGTGGTGCGGCTGACCAAACGGTTTGCGCCGCAGACGCTGATCGTCACCGGGCTGCTCCTGGTGGCGGCCGGCTTCCTGCTGATCCTGCTGTTCCGTCACGACCTGACGATGGTCGGGGTCATCGTGTCGTTCACCGTGCTCGAGCTGGGCGTCGGTGTGTCGCAGACGATCTCGAACGACACCATCGTGGCGTCGGTGCCACCGGAGAAAGCCGGCGCGGCCTCCGCGGTCTCGGAGACCGCCTACGAGTTGGGCGCGGTGATCGGCACCGCCGGGCTGGGCACCATGTTCACCGCGTTCTATCGCGCGAACGTCGAACTGCCGGGCGCACTTTCACCCGCACAGTCGGCCGACGCCGGGGAGAGCATCGGCGGCGCCATCTCGGTCGCCCGGACCCTGCCGGCCGAGCTCGGCAACCACCTCGTGGAATCGGCGCGCCTCGCGTTCGATTCGGGTATCGGCGCCACCGCGGCGACCGCGGCCGGACTCGCGCTGGTCGCCACCGCGATCGTGGCCGCCGCCTTCCGCAGCCGGCGATAG
- a CDS encoding DUF4262 domain-containing protein, with protein sequence MLRGIMKDHGWAVQFVEDNRRPFAYTIGLHNLGLPELLVTGLQPQTAGRVLNSLGHQIVDDGTFLRPAMHIDYQGEFMFEVIDVEHPDVHLKYAVELCSPRIRAFQLVWTDARGHWPWERGWSHGRRRQPVLGVRTQPNGEAAS encoded by the coding sequence ATGTTGCGCGGGATCATGAAAGACCACGGCTGGGCCGTCCAGTTTGTCGAAGACAATCGCCGGCCATTCGCGTACACAATCGGTCTGCACAACCTGGGTTTGCCTGAGCTGCTGGTCACGGGGTTACAGCCGCAGACGGCCGGCCGGGTGCTGAATTCACTCGGACATCAGATTGTTGACGACGGTACGTTTCTGCGGCCCGCCATGCATATCGACTATCAGGGCGAGTTCATGTTCGAGGTCATCGATGTCGAACATCCGGACGTGCATCTGAAGTACGCGGTCGAACTCTGTAGCCCGCGAATCCGCGCGTTCCAACTCGTGTGGACCGATGCGCGTGGCCACTGGCCGTGGGAGAGAGGCTGGAGCCACGGTCGCCGCAGGCAACCGGTCCTTGGTGTCCGCACTCAGCCGAACGGCGAAGCAGCCTCGTGA
- the cds1 gene encoding L-cysteine desulfhydrase Cds1: MSRDWVDNAVRLIEADARRSADTHLLRYPLPAAWSAGVDVQLYLKDESTHITGSLKHRLARSLFLYGLCNGWIGPQTTVIEASSGSTAVSEAYFAALLGLPFIAVMTASTSQSKIALIESQGGRCHFVEQSSQVYDEAERLARETGGHYLDQFTNAERATDWRGNNNIAESIFSQLRDETHPIPEWIVVGAGTGGTSATIGRFLRYRRHATQLCVVDPENSAFYPSWATGDRDVFTGASSRIEGIGRPRVEPSFLPGVVDAMVCVPDAASVAAARHVSKVLGRRVGPSTGTNIWGAFGLLAEMVAQGRSGSVVTLLADSGDRYADTYFDDEWVSSRGLESTDAVAALAEFERSGRWG, from the coding sequence GTGAGCCGCGACTGGGTGGACAACGCGGTCCGCCTGATCGAGGCGGACGCCCGACGCAGCGCCGACACTCATCTCCTGCGCTATCCATTGCCGGCCGCGTGGAGCGCCGGCGTCGACGTCCAGCTCTATCTGAAGGACGAGAGCACCCACATCACCGGCAGCCTCAAGCACCGGCTGGCCCGGTCGCTGTTCCTGTACGGGTTGTGCAACGGCTGGATCGGCCCGCAGACCACCGTCATCGAGGCGTCGTCGGGTTCGACGGCGGTGTCGGAGGCGTATTTCGCGGCGCTGCTGGGGTTGCCCTTCATCGCGGTGATGACGGCGTCGACGAGTCAGTCGAAGATCGCCCTGATCGAATCTCAAGGCGGCCGTTGCCATTTCGTCGAACAGTCGTCCCAGGTGTACGACGAGGCGGAGCGCCTGGCGCGCGAGACCGGCGGCCACTACCTCGATCAGTTCACCAATGCCGAGCGGGCCACCGACTGGCGGGGCAACAACAACATCGCGGAGTCGATCTTCTCGCAGCTGCGCGACGAGACCCATCCGATTCCGGAGTGGATCGTGGTCGGCGCGGGCACCGGCGGCACGAGCGCCACGATCGGGCGGTTCCTGCGGTACCGGCGCCACGCCACCCAGCTCTGCGTGGTGGATCCGGAGAATTCGGCGTTCTATCCGTCGTGGGCCACGGGCGACCGGGACGTCTTCACGGGTGCGTCATCGCGCATCGAGGGCATCGGCCGACCGCGCGTGGAGCCGTCGTTCCTGCCCGGCGTGGTGGACGCCATGGTGTGCGTGCCAGACGCCGCCTCGGTGGCCGCGGCGCGGCACGTGAGCAAGGTTCTGGGCCGACGGGTGGGCCCGTCCACGGGGACGAATATCTGGGGCGCGTTCGGGCTGCTGGCCGAGATGGTGGCGCAGGGCCGCAGCGGGTCGGTGGTGACGCTCCTGGCCGACAGCGGCGACCGCTACGCCGACACCTACTTCGACGACGAGTGGGTCAGCAGCCGCGGGCTGGAGTCCACCGATGCCGTGGCGGCACTGGCGGAGTTCGAGCGGTCCGGACGCTGGGGCTGA
- a CDS encoding metallophosphoesterase → MSAIARNAAVTVAGTLAAGLAYASLIERNAFVVREVTMPVLTPGSSPLRVLHLSDLHMMPAQRRKQAWLRELARWEPDLVVNTGDNLSHPKSVPAVVQAMGDLLAVPGVFVFGSNDYFAPKPKNPANYLFSKHKRITGRPLPWQDLRAAFTERGWLDMTHTRREIEVNGQLIAVAGVDDPHLNRDRYDTIAGRPNPAANLSLGVTHAPYTRVLDRFADDGYQLVLAGHTHGGQLCVPFYGALVTNCDIDTSRVKGPSRWGAHTQLHVSAGLGTSPYTPVRFCCRPEVTLLTLVAAPTGGGHAGIGADVTQPAISAR, encoded by the coding sequence ATGTCTGCCATCGCCCGCAACGCAGCCGTCACCGTCGCCGGAACACTGGCTGCGGGCCTCGCCTACGCGTCGCTCATCGAGCGCAACGCGTTCGTGGTCCGCGAGGTCACCATGCCGGTGTTGACGCCCGGATCGTCGCCGCTGCGGGTGCTGCATCTGAGCGATCTGCACATGATGCCGGCGCAGCGGCGCAAGCAGGCCTGGCTGCGCGAGCTGGCCCGCTGGGAGCCCGATCTGGTCGTCAACACCGGCGACAACCTCTCGCACCCCAAGTCGGTGCCGGCCGTGGTGCAGGCCATGGGCGATCTGCTCGCGGTGCCCGGCGTGTTCGTTTTCGGCAGCAACGACTACTTCGCGCCGAAGCCGAAGAACCCCGCCAACTACCTGTTCAGCAAGCACAAGCGGATCACCGGACGGCCGCTGCCGTGGCAGGACCTGCGCGCGGCGTTCACCGAGCGCGGCTGGCTGGACATGACGCACACCCGGCGCGAGATCGAGGTCAATGGGCAGCTCATCGCCGTCGCCGGTGTCGACGATCCGCATCTGAACCGCGACCGCTACGACACCATCGCCGGGCGGCCCAACCCGGCGGCCAACCTGTCCCTGGGCGTCACGCATGCGCCGTACACCCGCGTGCTGGACCGGTTCGCCGACGACGGCTACCAGCTGGTGCTGGCCGGCCACACGCACGGCGGGCAGCTGTGTGTGCCGTTCTACGGCGCTCTGGTGACCAACTGCGACATCGACACCTCCCGGGTGAAGGGGCCGTCACGCTGGGGCGCACACACGCAGCTGCACGTGTCCGCCGGACTGGGTACCTCGCCGTACACGCCCGTGCGGTTCTGCTGCCGCCCCGAGGTGACGCTGCTGACGCTGGTGGCCGCCCCGACCGGCGGCGGGCACGCCGGTATCGGCGCCGACGTGACGCAGCCGGCCATCTCGGCACGGTGA
- the ponA2 gene encoding transglycosylase/D,D-transpeptidase PonA2: MPERPQNRPPTAVTVIKMTWCVLLASVVLAAMMFPLIGGVGLMSNRASDVVANGSAQLVEGDAPAVSTMVDAKGNPIAWLYSQRRFEVPSDQIANTMKLAIVSIEDKRFAEHNGVDWKGTLTGLSGYMSGSADTRGGSTIEQQYVKNYQLLVVAQSDAERRAAIETTPARKLREIRMALTLDKTFTKSEILTRYLNLVSFGNGAFGIQDAAQTYFGINASQLNWQQAALLAGMVQSTSGLDPYVNPDGALARRNLVLDTMIQNVPQEAEALRAAKAEPLGILPQPNQLPRGCIAAGDRAFFCDYVLDYLSKAGISKDQVAKGGYLIRTTIDPDIQNAVKSSIDGIASPTIDGIGSVMSVIRPGKDNHQVVAMASNRTYGLNTAAGETMQPQPFSLVGDGAGSIFKLFTTAAALDMGMGINAQLDVPGRFEAKGLGSGGAKGCPKDKWCVENDGRYKGSMNVTEALASSPNTGFAKLISQIGVPRTVDMAVKLGLRSYAAPGTARPYDPNSNESLADFIKRQNIGSFTLGPFEVNALELSNVAATLASGGTWCPPNPVDKVFDRHGNEVSVTTQTCEQAVPEGLANTLANAMNKDAISGTGAAAAQSVGWNLPVSGKTGTTEAHRSSAFLGFTSAYAAANYIYDDSPTPSDLCSFPLRQCGRGDLYGGHEPARTWFAAMKQFTPPNVVMPPTDPRYVDGGPGSRVPSVAGMDLDLAQTRIKEAGFQLSAQPSWVNSTAPSGQVVGTSPSGQTIPGSIVTIQVSNGIAPPPPPPPPVGIPGLDGLPPVQIGSTVVEIPGLPPITVPVLGPPPP; encoded by the coding sequence ATGCCCGAGCGACCGCAGAACCGTCCGCCGACCGCGGTCACCGTCATCAAGATGACGTGGTGCGTTCTGCTCGCCAGCGTGGTGCTCGCCGCGATGATGTTCCCGCTCATCGGGGGTGTCGGCCTGATGTCCAACCGGGCATCCGACGTCGTGGCCAACGGTTCGGCCCAGCTCGTCGAAGGTGACGCACCCGCCGTGTCCACCATGGTGGACGCCAAGGGCAACCCCATCGCGTGGCTGTATTCGCAGCGCCGCTTCGAGGTGCCGAGCGATCAGATCGCCAACACCATGAAGCTGGCCATCGTCTCGATCGAGGACAAACGGTTTGCCGAGCACAACGGGGTTGACTGGAAGGGCACCCTGACGGGCCTGTCCGGCTACATGTCGGGTTCGGCCGACACCCGCGGTGGATCCACCATCGAGCAGCAGTACGTGAAGAACTACCAGCTGCTCGTGGTCGCCCAGAGTGACGCCGAACGGCGGGCCGCCATCGAGACCACCCCGGCGCGCAAGCTGCGCGAAATCCGCATGGCGCTGACCCTGGACAAGACGTTCACCAAGTCCGAGATCCTGACGCGCTACCTGAACCTCGTGTCGTTCGGCAACGGCGCGTTCGGCATCCAGGATGCCGCGCAGACGTACTTCGGCATCAACGCCTCGCAGTTGAACTGGCAGCAGGCCGCACTGCTCGCCGGCATGGTGCAGTCGACCAGCGGACTGGATCCGTACGTCAACCCCGACGGCGCCCTTGCACGTCGAAACCTGGTGCTGGACACCATGATTCAGAACGTCCCGCAGGAAGCCGAGGCGCTGCGCGCCGCCAAGGCCGAGCCGCTCGGCATCCTGCCGCAGCCCAACCAGCTGCCCCGCGGCTGCATCGCCGCCGGTGACCGCGCCTTCTTCTGCGACTATGTGCTCGACTACCTGTCGAAGGCGGGCATCAGCAAGGACCAGGTGGCCAAGGGCGGCTACCTGATCCGCACGACGATCGACCCGGACATCCAGAACGCGGTCAAGTCGTCGATCGACGGCATCGCCTCCCCCACCATCGACGGCATCGGCAGCGTCATGAGCGTCATCCGGCCCGGTAAGGACAACCACCAGGTGGTGGCGATGGCCAGCAACCGGACGTACGGCCTGAACACCGCGGCCGGGGAAACCATGCAGCCGCAGCCGTTTTCACTGGTCGGCGACGGCGCCGGGTCCATCTTCAAGCTGTTCACCACGGCCGCCGCCCTGGACATGGGCATGGGCATCAATGCGCAGCTGGACGTGCCCGGACGGTTCGAGGCCAAGGGCCTCGGCAGCGGCGGCGCCAAGGGCTGCCCGAAGGACAAATGGTGCGTCGAGAACGACGGCCGCTACAAGGGCAGCATGAACGTCACCGAAGCGCTGGCGTCGTCGCCGAACACCGGGTTCGCCAAGCTCATCTCGCAGATCGGCGTCCCGCGCACCGTCGACATGGCGGTCAAGCTAGGGCTGCGGTCCTACGCCGCGCCGGGCACCGCCCGCCCGTACGACCCGAACAGCAACGAGAGCCTGGCCGACTTCATCAAGCGCCAGAACATCGGCTCGTTCACTCTCGGTCCGTTCGAGGTCAATGCCCTTGAGCTGTCCAACGTCGCGGCCACGCTGGCATCGGGCGGCACGTGGTGCCCGCCGAATCCCGTGGACAAGGTGTTCGACCGGCACGGCAACGAGGTCTCGGTGACCACCCAGACCTGCGAGCAGGCCGTCCCGGAGGGCCTGGCCAACACCCTCGCCAACGCGATGAACAAGGACGCCATCAGTGGCACCGGTGCCGCGGCCGCGCAGTCGGTGGGCTGGAACCTCCCGGTCTCGGGCAAGACCGGAACCACCGAGGCCCACCGGTCGTCGGCGTTCCTGGGCTTCACGAGCGCCTACGCCGCCGCCAACTACATCTACGACGACTCGCCGACCCCGTCCGACCTGTGCTCGTTCCCGCTGCGCCAGTGTGGCCGTGGTGATCTCTACGGTGGCCACGAGCCGGCCCGGACCTGGTTCGCCGCGATGAAGCAGTTCACCCCGCCCAACGTCGTGATGCCCCCGACCGACCCGCGCTATGTCGACGGCGGGCCAGGGTCCAGGGTGCCGAGCGTCGCGGGCATGGACCTCGACCTCGCCCAGACCCGCATCAAGGAAGCCGGCTTCCAGTTGTCCGCGCAGCCGTCGTGGGTCAACAGCACCGCGCCGTCGGGTCAAGTGGTCGGAACCTCGCCGTCGGGACAGACCATCCCCGGCTCGATCGTCACGATCCAGGTCAGCAACGGCATCGCGCCGCCGCCTCCGCCGCCACCGCCAGTGGGGATTCCGGGCCTCGACGGCCTGCCGCCGGTGCAGATCGGGTCGACGGTCGTGGAGATTCCGGGCCTGCCGCCGATCACCGTGCCGGTTCTCGGTCCCCCGCCCCCATAG
- a CDS encoding WhiB family transcriptional regulator translates to MQGVVQPEAEARIAWVSQARCRQADPDELFVRGAAQRKAAVICRHCPVIVECGADALDNRVEFGVWGGMTERQRRALLKQHPEVVSWAEFFATQRKHRNAV, encoded by the coding sequence ATACAGGGCGTGGTCCAACCTGAAGCCGAAGCCCGCATCGCCTGGGTGTCCCAGGCGCGGTGCCGGCAGGCCGACCCGGATGAACTGTTCGTCCGGGGCGCCGCGCAACGCAAGGCCGCGGTCATCTGCCGGCATTGCCCGGTGATCGTCGAATGCGGTGCCGACGCCCTCGACAACCGCGTCGAGTTCGGCGTGTGGGGCGGCATGACCGAGCGTCAGCGCCGCGCCCTACTCAAACAGCACCCCGAGGTGGTGTCCTGGGCCGAGTTCTTCGCGACCCAGCGCAAGCACCGCAACGCGGTCTGA
- a CDS encoding ArsA family ATPase produces MSGKPGHQPLKLDMHAILSDKANRVVVCCGAGGVGKTTTAAAMALRAAEYGRTVVVLTIDPAKRLAQALGIKDLGNTPQRVPLAPEVPGQLFAMMLDMRRTFDEMVVQYSGEDRADAILENQFYQTVATSLSGTQEYMAMEKLGQLLAEDKWDLVVVDTPPSRNALDFLDAPKRLGNFMDSRLWKLLLGPGRGIGRLVTGAMGLAMKALSTVLGSQMLSDAASFVQSLDSTFGGFREKADRTYELLKRPGTRFVVVSAAEPDALREASFFVDRLSQEQMPLAGLILNRTHPMLCDLTADAADEAAGKLEQSGQDTDALAAATLRIHANRTVISKREVRLLSRFTGANPHVALVGVPSLPFEVSDLEALRAIADQITGDVVKA; encoded by the coding sequence ATGAGCGGCAAGCCAGGCCATCAGCCATTGAAGCTGGACATGCACGCGATCCTGTCGGACAAGGCGAACCGCGTCGTGGTGTGCTGCGGCGCGGGCGGCGTCGGCAAGACCACCACGGCCGCCGCGATGGCGCTGCGGGCCGCCGAGTACGGCCGCACCGTCGTGGTGCTCACCATCGACCCCGCCAAGCGCCTGGCGCAGGCCCTCGGCATCAAGGACCTCGGTAACACCCCGCAGCGGGTGCCGCTGGCACCCGAGGTGCCGGGCCAGCTGTTCGCGATGATGCTGGACATGCGCCGCACCTTCGACGAGATGGTGGTGCAGTACTCGGGCGAAGACCGGGCCGACGCGATCCTGGAGAACCAGTTCTACCAAACCGTCGCGACATCGCTCTCGGGCACGCAGGAGTACATGGCGATGGAGAAGCTCGGCCAGCTGCTGGCCGAGGACAAGTGGGATCTGGTCGTCGTCGACACCCCGCCGTCGCGCAACGCGCTGGACTTCCTGGACGCGCCGAAGCGACTGGGCAACTTCATGGACAGCCGCCTGTGGAAGCTGCTGCTCGGTCCGGGCCGCGGCATCGGCCGGCTGGTCACCGGGGCCATGGGCCTGGCGATGAAGGCGCTGTCCACCGTGCTGGGTTCGCAGATGCTCTCTGACGCGGCCAGTTTCGTGCAGTCGCTGGACTCGACGTTCGGCGGGTTCCGGGAGAAGGCCGACCGCACCTACGAACTGCTCAAGCGCCCCGGTACCCGGTTCGTCGTGGTCTCGGCGGCCGAGCCCGACGCGCTGCGTGAGGCGTCGTTCTTCGTCGACCGGTTGTCGCAGGAGCAGATGCCGCTGGCCGGCCTGATCCTCAACCGCACCCACCCGATGCTGTGCGACCTGACCGCCGATGCGGCCGACGAGGCCGCGGGCAAGCTGGAGCAGTCCGGTCAGGACACCGATGCGCTGGCGGCGGCGACGCTGCGGATCCACGCGAACCGCACCGTGATCTCCAAGCGTGAGGTGCGGCTGCTGTCGCGGTTCACCGGGGCCAACCCGCACGTGGCGTTGGTGGGGGTGCCGTCACTGCCGTTCGAGGTGTCCGACCTCGAGGCGCTGCGGGCCATCGCCGATCAGATCACGGGCGACGTCGTGAAGGCCTGA